The Papaver somniferum cultivar HN1 chromosome 6, ASM357369v1, whole genome shotgun sequence genome segment TTGACAAAGTTAAAGGAAGATTATCAACATGGAATTGCAAGATAATGACACACTGTAGCAAGTATTTAATGATCAGAATTGTGACAAATACTATACCTGTTTATTCTATGAGTTGTTTACAAATCCCAGTTGAAATTATTAAGCAAATGGAAGCtttacaaagagatttctggtggggttTTGATTAGAAAAGAGGTACTTGTACTACTTCATGGAAAACATTAGGCAGACATAAGGATGTTGGAGGTCAGGGTTTTAGAGATTTAAGGATTCTAAATCAAGCTCGTCTTGTCAGAGCTGCCTGGAGATTGTGTAAAAATTCTGAAGAGCCTTGGGCAAAGGCAATACAAGCAAAATACTTCCCAGCTACTAGCCTTTTACATGCTAGTATTAAAACTGATTATTCTTGGTCATGGAGAGGGATACAACATACTATTTCCTTCTTAAAAGCTAACAGTTGCTGGAGGGTAGGAAGAGGTAATAAGATcaaaatttggctggatatttgGATAATTGGAATGGACAACCCTCCAAGTCTTAGGGCAGAGATAACTGACACTGAAGACTACATATGGGTTATGAAACTTATACAACCAAATGGGAAAGCATGGAATTTGCAGCTTCTACAACATATTTTTGATCAGCAAACAATGGATATGATAACAAAAATGAGAATTTCTCCTTCCGTGGAGGATAAACTAATGTGGAAGCTCACAAGGCATGGGGGTTTTACATTAAAAACATCTTACAAGAAGATTTATGAGCACAATCTGGTTGATGTCCAGGTTTCAACTGAGATTCAGGGTACTTCTGTAAAATGGAAGGAATTATGGGAAGCACATACTTGGCCTAGAGTAAAGCATTTCTTTTGGAAATGTTTGTCAGACATTCTTACTACAAGAGAAAGTTTAGCAAGGAATTGTAGATACATTAACCAGCAATGTCCTATGTGCAACCAGTTTGATGAAAGTTCCTTACATATTTTATTCTTATGCCCTTATGCAAGAGCTGTATGGATGGAAATTTCAGGTGGTAGTGCCTTCTTACAAAGATCACATAACTCTGTCATTGAAATCTTTCAAAGCTGGCTTTTACAAGATAAGCAGAATGGCACTGAAGATAATTTGATTAATCTTGCTATGGTTGTTGCTTGGAGCATATGGAATGACAAATgtgaaactgtttttcaaaacaaaaaacaagatcCAAGAGTTACAACAAGAAAAGCAGTTTTCTTTGCTAATTATATTGGCAGTCTTTACAGGAACACAAGTCAAAATCAGCAGATATCTCACAGACGTTTGCAGTCCAATGAAAGTTGGAAACCACCACAAATGCCTTTCTTAACTATAAATTGTGATGGCTCTTTTGACCCCAACACATGACTATCTGGTACTGCTTGTATTTTGCGTGATTGTGCAGGCACTTGGAGGGGAAGCGCATCAAATTGCTATGCAGGAATAAAGGATGCAGAACAAGCTGAATGACTGGCTTTTCTTGATGCTGTCAGATGGAGTGAAACGTTGCAGCTTACAGAAGTGATATTTGAAACTGATTTAAAGAATATTGCGGATTATATTAATAAGGAGTCACCAGTCATAGCATGGGAGAATGAGGACATTTTGCTTGAAGCTTTACTTGTTTTAAAGTTAGTTCATTGTTGGGAATGCAAGTACATTCCAAGGAAATGTAGTAAAGCAACTGATAAGCTAGCTAAATTTAGGAGGAAGTTCAGAGTTAGTAAAATGTGTTAAGATGTTCCTCCTAAGGTTACAGAGGATCAACTTCTGTTAGACAGTTTACATCTTATAGCCTAATAAAATCTCAATTGtttgcagcaaaaaaaaaaaaaaaaaaaaatacatcaaGCAGGGCTTACCCTAAGCCAGGACCACAATGAAAAGTTCAATACAGGTAGTCCGTATAAAATTTGCGATAGGTAGAAAATTGGGAAAATTCTTTTGACAGTAATTTTTGTTCAATCCCTTCCTAAATTCAAAACCAAGTTCCGCCGTGGAGAATGACTCTGGCCTATAGTTTTGGCTACGGTGTTTCCCTTTTACACAATGAGTTGCAAATTCCGAGATATCAACGACACTTGTTGGGAGGAGAACGAAAAACACAAAGACTCAA includes the following:
- the LOC113291087 gene encoding uncharacterized protein LOC113291087 — encoded protein: MSKIISPLQEAYVPGRQISDNIQLAQEIVHTMQRQKQEKHTLALKLDMSKAFDRVEWPFLMDIMHKIGFCEYFCKLIMQCIGITKISILLNGAPCNSYIPTRGIRQGDPFSPYLFIILMEAFSRQLLYAEQNGSIEGIKIAPRDPSISHLFFADDCLLFTTADLYNVNNLLQIIDSFGNASGQLLNFNKSSRHKDVGGQGFRDLRILNQARLVRAAWRLCKNSEEPWAKAIQAKYFPATSLLHASIKTDYSWSWRGIQHTISFLKANSCWRVGRGNKIKIWLDIWIIGMDNPPSLRAEITDTEDYIWVMKLIQPNGKAWNLQLLQHIFDQQTMDMITKMRISPSVEDKLMWKLTRHGGFTLKTSYKKIYEHNLVDVQVSTEIQGTSVKWKELWEAHTWPRVKHFFWKCLSDILTTRESLARNCRYINQQCPMCNQFDESSLHILFLCPYARAVWMEISGGSAFLQRSHNSVIEIFQSWLLQDKQNGTEDNLINLAMVVAWSIWNDKCETVFQNKKQDPRVTTRKAVFFANYIGSLYRNTSQNQQISHRRLQSNESTWRGSASNCYAGIKDAEQAE